The nucleotide sequence attgatttgtgaccGTTGAACCAcgttgcagcccaggaatgagtcccacatgatggtggtgaatgattttttttaatgcactgttgGATGCGGTTTGCTAggattttgttggggatttttgcatctgtccatcagggatattggcctgtaggtcTCTTTTTTCTGTAATGgctctatctggttttggtatcgggGTAATGGATTTTAGAGGTGACTTCAGGTGGTGTTTGGATACGTATTGTAATGACCAAAGGAAGGTGGGTGTGTTGTGACAGCTCTGAGTCAATAAAGAAgcgttggaggggcgcctgggtggcgtagtcggttaagcgtccgacttcagccaggtcacgatctcgcggtccgtgagtttgagccccgcatcaggctctgggctgatggctcggagcctggagcctgtttccgattctgtgtctccctctctctctgcccctcccccgttcatgctctgtctctctctgtcccaaaaattaaaaaaaaaaaaaaaaaaaagaagcgttGGAGGTGGACCCAGCTGAGTCCTGGGGAAGCAACCCTCACGGGAAAGAGGCCAGTGACCCTACGCTTGGCCAGCTTAGTTCTCTCCCATTAAACACACGTTGACATCTTTGGTGAGAGTTCCTGCTTGACTAACCAGCTGGAAAATGGAGTGTTTAAGTGGGAAGATCAGTCTCTAACTACCTTGTCTTTCTCAGGGAGTGTTATGGGGCGGATGTGTCTCAGACCATGACCTAATTTGGATATAATTAGTCAAGATGACGAAGTAGGGTGTCCAATAttactggtgtccttgtaagaagggGACACTGGGACACAGGCTTCCAGGGAGAAGGTGGGTGAACGTGAGAGCAGAAACTGGAGATTCTTCTCCGGCCGAGGACTGCCAGCCATGAGCAGAAGCGGGGAGACGCCTGGAGACGTCCTCGCCCGGGGCCTTCGAGGGCCTCCAGGCTGCGTGAGAATCTGGTTCTCTCACAGCCCCTGGCCTGGGGCACGGGGTTCTGGCCGTCCTGGGAAGGTGATGCcggcagcagaggaaaggagaacATGGCACACGTACCTGGAGGGCGCCGACCAGAGGGCTTTCCGTCGGGAGCCGCTGGTGCCTCTGGGCGCTCGGGCCCTGCAGGCCTCCTGCCTCGAGGTGGTTTGAGCTGGAGTTTTGGAGGCTGCAATGTCTGCTTCCGGGCCTTTCTGCTGTGTGGGCGTCGCTTGTGTAGGAGGCCTTGTTGCGTCTTTAAAGATACGTCCTGGAGGGTGAGGGTGAATCTCCCTTGGGTTATGTCACCGGGATTTTACGTTTGGGTGGGAACCTCGCTTCGGCCGCCGACGGGCGTTTGCCTTCTTTGTGGACCGTTTGCTGTCTGTTCCGAGAGGCAGCCAGTGCATGTGGGGTTCCGTTCAGGACTACGTGTCCGTTGTGGTCAGCCTGGAACCCAGAGCCCTGCTCGGGTGCGTCCCGCCCGGTGGCCGCTCGGCCAGACAACTGCCGTCTCCTCCGCCCGCGCACAGCGGCGCGGCACTCTGCCCGACTCCCGCGGGCGTGTTTCTGCCGGCCACCTGGGTAACTGTCCCGTTCTCGCCCCCACAGAGTCCGTAGAGGAGCAACAGCAAGGCTTCCAGATGAACAACCGAAAGGAAGACATGGAGATTGCGTCCCACTACCGGCACCTGCTGCGGGAACTGAACGAGCAGCGGCAGCACGGCGTCCTGTGCGATGTGTGCGTCGTGGTGGAGGGCAAGGTCTTCAAGGCGCACAAGAACGTCCTGCTCGGCAGCAGCCGCTACTTTAAGACGCTGTACTGCCAGGTGCAGAAGACGTCCGAGCAGGCCACGGTCACGCACCTGGACATCGTCACGGCGCAGGGCTTCAAGGCCATCATCGACTTCATGTACTCTGCCCACCTGGCCCTCACCAGCAGGAACGTCATCGAGGTGATGTCCGCCGCCAGCTTCCTGCAGATGACGGACATCGTGCAGGCCTGCCACGACTTCATCAAGGCCGCGCTGGACATCAGCATCAAGCCCGACGCCTCGGACGAGCTCTCCGAGTTCGAGATCAGTGCCCCTCCTGGCAGCAGCACGGACGCCCTCATCTCGGCCGTGATGGCGGGAAGGAGCATCTCCCCGTGGCTGGCCCGGCGCACCAGCCCCGCCAATTCTTCCGGAGACTCGGCCATCGCCAGCTGCCACGAAGGGGGCAGCAGCTACGGGAAGGAGGACCAGGAGCCCAAGGCTGACGGCCCCGACGACATTTCTTCGCAGCCGCTGTGGCCCGGGGACGTGGGCTACGGGTCTCTGCGCGTCAAGGAAGAGCAGATCTCCCCGTCTCATTACGGAGGGAGTGAGCTCCCTTCCTCCAGGGACGCGGTGATACAGAACTCTTTCTCGGAGCAGGCTGGCGGGGACGGCTGGCAGCCCACGGGTCGCAGGA is from Panthera uncia isolate 11264 chromosome A3 unlocalized genomic scaffold, Puncia_PCG_1.0 HiC_scaffold_11, whole genome shotgun sequence and encodes:
- the ZBTB46 gene encoding zinc finger and BTB domain-containing protein 46 — translated: MAHVPGGRRPEGFPSGAAGASGRSGPAGLLPRGGLSWSFGGCNVCFRAFLLCGRRLCRRPCCVFKDTSWRVRVNLPWVMSPGFYVWVGTSLRPPTGVCLLCGPFAVCSERQPVHVGFRSGLRVRCGQPGTQSPARVRPARWPLGQTTAVSSARAQRRGTLPDSRGRVSAGHLGNCPVLAPTESVEEQQQGFQMNNRKEDMEIASHYRHLLRELNEQRQHGVLCDVCVVVEGKVFKAHKNVLLGSSRYFKTLYCQVQKTSEQATVTHLDIVTAQGFKAIIDFMYSAHLALTSRNVIEVMSAASFLQMTDIVQACHDFIKAALDISIKPDASDELSEFEISAPPGSSTDALISAVMAGRSISPWLARRTSPANSSGDSAIASCHEGGSSYGKEDQEPKADGPDDISSQPLWPGDVGYGSLRVKEEQISPSHYGGSELPSSRDAVIQNSFSEQAGGDGWQPTGRRKNRKNKETVRHITQQAEGDSRAGSPVAPFLPTSGWPFGGRDSSADLTVAEASSSDSRGERAELYGHVDEGLLGGEASYLGPPLTPEKDEALQQAAAVANLRAALMSKNSLLSLKADVLGDDSSLLLEYLPKGTHSLSLNEFTVIRKKFKCPYCSFSAMHQCILKRHMRSHTGERPYPCEICGKKFTRREHMKRHTLVHSKDKKYVCKLCSRVFMSAASVGIKHGSRRHGVCADCAGRGVAGPLDGGGTEGSPELFPGDGPYLEDPDDPRGEGEEELCEDEDEVGLAHEDALLAAEKGDEDSPRGPGSPPGAPDKDFWIS